In one Staphylococcus lutrae genomic region, the following are encoded:
- a CDS encoding DoxX family protein yields MLLNHVINAYVARDIIKSGLPKVKSDEKMATELKEAFNIDRELMQIAGIFEVVGSILLLTSSFGKAGIKLVRLGAIMINIIMGVAMFQHLKAGHGVKSTQAAGKYFLLNTLTLIDSFKK; encoded by the coding sequence ATGTTATTAAATCATGTTATTAATGCTTACGTTGCAAGAGATATTATCAAAAGTGGTTTACCAAAAGTAAAAAGTGATGAAAAAATGGCCACAGAATTAAAGGAAGCGTTCAATATTGATCGTGAACTGATGCAAATTGCAGGAATTTTTGAAGTTGTGGGCTCTATCCTATTGTTGACTTCATCGTTTGGTAAAGCAGGGATTAAACTTGTTCGTCTCGGTGCAATCATGATTAACATTATTATGGGTGTCGCAATGTTTCAACATTTAAAAGCTGGTCATGGTGTTAAATCAACACAAGCAGCTGGAAAATATTTTCTTTTAAATACTTTAACGCTAATTGATAGTTTTAAAAAGTAA
- a CDS encoding amidohydrolase family protein, with protein MTATKKAIDTHAHLWSEAYLERLGKLGSQGTEVAKGINQSETDEDLQKRFKMMDDAGVGKQIISATPQSPQWGTKEEAKQSAKMINDLYESLVQKYPDRFLAYGAVSLPYIDQAIEEARTLLAKDEFIGIAIPTLIKDKISVADLQFEAFFEAMNDLKATLYIHPTGCGAQSPMINDYQLHWVIGAPLEATFTALHLLKNRIPQKYPNIKFHISHLGGALPFFIQRIEDNYEDWNAFEDSPWEILNRQFYYDTANFHAPSLINTMDSFGADHLMMGSDFPYFQDEKYTRAVTYIKNSGIDPDKIDGILYGNAIRFFEIDHPHESH; from the coding sequence ATGACAGCGACTAAAAAAGCAATCGATACACACGCACATCTATGGAGTGAAGCCTATCTTGAAAGACTCGGAAAACTCGGTAGTCAAGGCACAGAAGTAGCAAAAGGCATCAACCAATCTGAAACAGATGAAGACCTACAAAAACGCTTTAAAATGATGGATGATGCGGGTGTAGGCAAACAAATCATTTCTGCCACACCACAATCGCCACAATGGGGCACAAAAGAAGAAGCAAAACAATCTGCAAAAATGATTAATGACTTATATGAATCACTCGTTCAAAAATATCCAGACCGCTTCTTAGCTTACGGTGCTGTCTCTTTACCTTATATTGATCAAGCCATCGAAGAAGCACGTACATTACTCGCTAAAGATGAATTTATCGGCATTGCCATTCCTACGCTCATCAAAGATAAAATTTCCGTTGCAGATTTGCAATTCGAAGCTTTTTTCGAAGCAATGAATGACCTCAAAGCCACACTTTACATTCACCCAACTGGTTGCGGCGCACAATCTCCAATGATTAATGACTACCAATTACATTGGGTCATCGGTGCACCGTTAGAAGCAACTTTCACTGCATTACATTTGTTGAAAAATAGAATCCCACAAAAATATCCAAATATTAAATTTCATATTTCTCATTTGGGAGGCGCCTTACCTTTCTTTATTCAACGTATTGAAGATAATTATGAAGATTGGAATGCTTTTGAGGATAGTCCATGGGAAATTTTAAACCGTCAATTTTACTATGATACTGCGAATTTCCATGCGCCTTCATTAATTAACACGATGGACTCATTCGGTGCTGACCATCTCATGATGGGGAGCGACTTCCCATACTTCCAAGACGAAAAATATACGCGTGCCGTAACCTATATTAAAAATTCAGGTATTGATCCTGATAAAATTGATGGCATTTTATATGGCAACGCCATTCGCTTTTTTGAGATTGATCACCCTCATGAATCGCACTAA
- the merA gene encoding hypothiocyanous acid reductase MerA, giving the protein MEQYDLIVIGFGKAGKTLAKYAAQQGKKVAVVEKSEEMYGGTCINVGCIPSKVLVHDGLAHGHFNEAMQRKREVVQALNHKNYHLLADDAQIDVIQMTATFRTAHEIDLLNKQGEVTRTITGTHIVINTGAQSVIPPFKGVKTVRRVYDSKGLMDLTTQPKRLVIIGAGYIALEFASMFAHFDTEVTVLERSNQILKNEDEAIAKQVTEDLIAQGVRIVYHAETTEIVDEAEATLVVTTQGTFAADAVLIATGRQPNTAGLNLEKAGVQLGERGEIIVNAQRQTTVDHIYAVGDVTGDLQFTYISLDDYRIVKSQLYGDGQRTTAQRGAVPYTMFVDPPMSRIGMTAKGAREQGYDIIEKAMAVNTIPRHKINNDPRGLFKVVVDAQSNQILGATLYGAHSEELINLIKIAMDQQLPYTVLRDQIYTHPTMAESFNDLFNL; this is encoded by the coding sequence ATGGAACAGTACGACTTAATCGTAATTGGATTTGGAAAAGCAGGAAAAACACTTGCAAAATATGCGGCACAACAAGGTAAGAAGGTGGCCGTTGTTGAGAAGTCAGAAGAGATGTATGGTGGCACATGTATCAACGTCGGTTGTATTCCATCAAAAGTACTCGTTCATGACGGATTGGCACATGGGCATTTTAATGAAGCGATGCAGCGAAAACGTGAAGTTGTTCAGGCATTAAATCATAAGAACTATCATCTTCTAGCAGATGATGCACAAATCGATGTGATTCAAATGACTGCCACTTTTAGAACGGCGCATGAGATTGATTTGCTTAATAAACAAGGTGAAGTGACTCGGACAATTACAGGCACACATATCGTTATTAATACGGGCGCACAATCCGTGATTCCACCATTTAAAGGTGTCAAAACGGTGAGACGTGTTTATGACTCCAAAGGGTTAATGGATTTGACAACACAACCGAAACGGCTTGTTATTATCGGTGCGGGTTATATTGCGTTAGAATTTGCTTCAATGTTTGCACACTTTGATACAGAGGTGACGGTGTTAGAACGTTCAAACCAAATATTGAAAAATGAGGACGAAGCGATTGCCAAACAGGTGACAGAGGATTTAATCGCACAAGGCGTTCGTATCGTTTATCATGCTGAGACGACAGAAATTGTAGACGAAGCGGAAGCCACTTTGGTGGTGACAACACAAGGAACATTTGCAGCAGATGCTGTGCTCATCGCGACAGGACGTCAACCGAATACAGCCGGCTTAAATTTAGAAAAGGCAGGCGTGCAGTTAGGTGAACGCGGTGAGATTATCGTCAATGCACAACGACAAACAACGGTTGATCATATCTACGCTGTTGGGGATGTGACAGGGGATTTACAATTCACTTATATTTCTTTAGATGATTATAGAATCGTGAAGTCACAGTTATATGGTGACGGTCAACGTACAACCGCGCAACGTGGGGCGGTTCCGTATACCATGTTTGTTGATCCTCCAATGTCTCGCATAGGGATGACTGCTAAAGGTGCACGAGAACAAGGGTATGACATCATTGAAAAAGCAATGGCAGTCAACACAATCCCGCGTCATAAAATCAATAATGATCCTCGCGGTCTATTTAAAGTAGTTGTTGATGCGCAGTCTAATCAAATTTTAGGTGCGACATTATATGGTGCCCATTCTGAGGAATTGATCAATCTCATTAAAATAGCGATGGACCAACAGTTGCCGTATACCGTATTGCGAGATCAGATTTACACACATCCAACAATGGCAGAGTCTTTCAATGACTTGTTTAATTTGTAA
- the hypR gene encoding redox-sensitive transcriptional regulator HypR gives MNLEFNIAVHVLAFLNQHDGEVFSSHALAENVCVNPVQLRRVMSKLQQKSYVAVRRGKNGGYLATETGPQIQLVDLFHMFSRPEKHGRLFTGYTGSHCEISQKIEKVMYRHYLNEQERIAAYYQQLTIGDIMHQIKEVAD, from the coding sequence ATGAATCTTGAATTTAATATTGCTGTGCACGTTCTTGCTTTTTTAAATCAACATGATGGAGAAGTCTTCAGCAGTCACGCACTTGCTGAAAATGTCTGTGTCAATCCTGTTCAGTTACGTCGCGTCATGTCAAAACTGCAACAAAAAAGCTATGTTGCAGTCAGACGTGGAAAAAATGGGGGCTATTTGGCGACTGAAACGGGTCCGCAAATTCAGTTGGTTGATTTGTTTCATATGTTTAGCCGACCTGAAAAACATGGGCGCTTGTTTACTGGATATACAGGAAGTCACTGTGAAATTTCACAGAAGATTGAAAAAGTGATGTACCGGCATTATTTGAATGAACAAGAACGCATTGCGGCATATTACCAACAACTAACTATTGGTGATATCATGCATCAAATTAAAGAGGTGGCAGATTAA